The Anaerolineales bacterium DNA window TTTCCGTCGCAGATCAGACACTTCATTAAGCAACCCACGCAATCGTGAAGACGAGAGTTGCCTCGATGAGCACTACGATAAAAGATCTGGTTGTATTGATCGTGGAAGACAACGTGGCAAATTTTTCATTGATGGCTCGGTTACTGAAGCCCATGGGTGTCTGTTGTGAGTGGTAGTCATCCGGATACGAGGTGGTCGAATATGCAGATACGATCCCCCATGTCGACTTGATTTTGATGGACATCCGCCTGCCGTACGAAGACGGGTACGAAGCGCTGCGAAAACTGCGTGCATCCCGCTTGAAGGATATTCCGGTAGTTGCCGTGACCGCATATGCAAGTGAAGCGCAAATGAAGAAAGCACGAAAAGCCGGCTTCGATGGCTTTATCGGAAAGCCGCTCGACGCCGATCGCTTTCCAGAACAAGTTCACCGTATCGCCTCCGGTGAACAAGTATGGGAGTTGGAATAGCCGTGTTTCAAAGAATACAGACCAACATACGTCAAAGAATTGCCGAGTTCGAACAGGGCACCAGCCTGGGGCGAAGATTAATCGCCGTACTCTTGCCGTTGGTGCTCGTCCCCGTGATCATCATGGGGTTGGCCGCATATCTCCAAACTCGCAACATCGTGCGGGAGCAGGTCGAAGATGATCTGGTCTCCCGAATCAACGATAAATTGTTCGACCTCACAGATTGGATAACCGTTCGAGAAGAGCAGTTGATCATAGACGCCGGAGAAAACACCATACGCGCCCGTGTTTCCGAATTGCTCGATGAGACGGAAGGCAGCGTACTCTACGACGATAGGCAAAACGATTTGCGCGCCATCCTGGAGAATAAACGTATCTCCACAACCAACATCCTGTTCGATGATTATCTCGTTGCCCGGGCTTCAGACGGCCAGATTCTCGCTGCCACACAGCGGCAGTGGGAGGGCGAATCCATCGATGCGGAAATGCTTCGGGAGATGTTGCTCTCGCAAACCTATACCTACGCCGCCATCGATCATCCCTTGTTCAGAATCTCCGAAGAGGAAAATTTCGCCATCCTTACCTACGATCCGTTCAGCGTCAGCGAGAGCGGTCTCAAAGAAGCCGTTCTCATCGGCGTGAGTACGAATTATTTCAAGACGGATATCGTTGAAGACATCCAGCGCAAGTGGCTCGTGCCGCAGGACAGCGAGGCAGAGATCGTTAACGTCTACATCGTGGCGGAGCCGAATATTTTTCTCGAGATTTCACCCAGCGGCATGATTGCCCTGCAGCGATTCAACAGCAGCCACCCTGCGCTTTCGCATCCAAATTTAACGACACCTCGAACGCAAGAATACGAGGACATTTTCGGCGAAAGCGTACTCGGTTCGTATGCCTGGATACCGACGGCCGGGATCGGGCTGGCCGTAGAACTGCCCCGTAGACTGTATCTATCCGAAATTAACTCGCTTGCCCCCTTCTCGATCTTGCTAATACTACTGGCGACGTTGTTTACGGTCATCGTCGTACCGTTAGCCAGCAATCGTCTGCTGCGGCCGCTTTCAAAATTGACAGAATTTGCGCAACGCGTGGCGCGCGGCGATTGGCAGTATC harbors:
- a CDS encoding GAF domain-containing protein, whose protein sequence is MFQRIQTNIRQRIAEFEQGTSLGRRLIAVLLPLVLVPVIIMGLAAYLQTRNIVREQVEDDLVSRINDKLFDLTDWITVREEQLIIDAGENTIRARVSELLDETEGSVLYDDRQNDLRAILENKRISTTNILFDDYLVARASDGQILAATQRQWEGESIDAEMLREMLLSQTYTYAAIDHPLFRISEEENFAILTYDPFSVSESGLKEAVLIGVSTNYFKTDIVEDIQRKWLVPQDSEAEIVNVYIVAEPNIFLEISPSGMIALQRFNSSHPALSHPNLTTPRTQEYEDIFGESVLGSYAWIPTAGIGLAVELPRRLYLSEINSLAPFSILLILLATLFTVIVVPLASNRLLRPLSKLTEFAQRVARGDWQYRVPVESDDEVGMLSQSLNMMAEELSQSYRSLEDRVSDRTRQLRIASQVARVVISSPSLADLLRRGVELIKSQFGYYHVSIFLIDEEGENAQLAESSGEIGQALKARGHSLRVGGQSIIGWVTANNQPRIAYDVTQDPLHLANELLPETRSEAAVPLQVAGRVLGALDVQSTEAEAFSPQDIEILQTLADQFCAAIQNAKLAITSITAADRARLMSQVTQELSRQMTVEDVMQTTAKSLHRALGHPEIVVRMNTAQSESSLYTEYPTSSETDLEA
- a CDS encoding response regulator gives rise to the protein MVEYADTIPHVDLILMDIRLPYEDGYEALRKLRASRLKDIPVVAVTAYASEAQMKKARKAGFDGFIGKPLDADRFPEQVHRIASGEQVWELE